The Lewinellaceae bacterium genome has a segment encoding these proteins:
- a CDS encoding CRISPR-associated protein Cas7, translating into MKPYIYLRALRHAEHTVFGVQNGQKSYRDPQFGRQMAYSSGQQVKRSIIEALSDELNVPFAAITFNWEIDKDKKAKMLEPHSPCDPTFPDQLLGGYMKAEKDSMTVKRRSPMSISAMRPLHPLLGGLENEKDAEAVVFDRSSKPENHTVKVYQLDDKNNRVEIPQDELNEWLVSNNRSLGPKYYNPSGQTRATGLFVYDVAIDLRTLFSVSTNRLEPELFPEIETKLKESGWVEGKNVFGNCLILPKEKRIEIIPALAHALVNWRITSNQARTFSLMETLAIAISDNANQIAYAIRGELREDVDRPAAIPRIDETAKAKIFVTPSCSGHVQGTVGSADAITKAEQHLVELMMAFDFEDQIK; encoded by the coding sequence ATGAAACCATATATTTATTTAAGAGCTTTACGCCATGCTGAACATACTGTTTTTGGTGTACAAAATGGACAAAAATCATATCGAGATCCCCAATTCGGTCGTCAAATGGCTTATTCAAGTGGGCAACAAGTTAAACGTTCAATAATTGAAGCCTTATCAGACGAGCTAAATGTACCTTTCGCAGCAATTACCTTCAATTGGGAAATTGATAAAGATAAAAAAGCCAAAATGCTAGAGCCACATTCTCCTTGTGACCCTACTTTTCCTGATCAATTGTTAGGCGGTTACATGAAAGCAGAAAAAGACAGCATGACTGTGAAAAGAAGAAGTCCAATGTCTATTTCAGCAATGCGACCTCTACACCCATTACTTGGAGGGCTGGAAAATGAAAAGGATGCAGAAGCTGTTGTTTTTGATCGATCTTCAAAACCTGAAAATCATACGGTAAAAGTTTACCAATTGGATGACAAAAATAATCGCGTTGAAATCCCCCAGGATGAACTTAATGAGTGGTTAGTCTCTAATAACAGAAGTTTAGGTCCAAAATACTACAATCCAAGTGGTCAGACTCGTGCTACAGGCTTATTCGTATATGATGTTGCCATTGATTTAAGGACTTTATTCAGTGTATCAACCAATCGTTTGGAACCTGAATTATTTCCAGAAATTGAAACAAAACTTAAAGAATCTGGCTGGGTCGAAGGAAAAAATGTTTTTGGCAATTGTTTGATTTTACCCAAAGAAAAACGTATAGAAATTATTCCTGCCTTAGCTCATGCATTGGTCAACTGGCGAATTACGAGTAATCAAGCTCGTACTTTCAGTTTAATGGAAACCCTAGCGATTGCCATCAGCGATAACGCCAATCAAATTGCCTATGCCATTCGGGGAGAATTACGTGAAGACGTCGATAGACCAGCCGCCATTCCAAGAATAGATGAAACAGCCAAAGCCAAAATATTTGTCACACCTTCGTGCTCAGGTCATGTGCAAGGAACAGTTGGTTCGGCTGATGCTATAACAAAAGCTGAGCAACATTTAGTTGAGTTGATGATGGCATTTGATTTTGAAGATCAAATAAAATAG